The DNA window GATGCAATTCGATAGACTTACGCCTGTGCCTACTATTGGCATGGGCTAAGTCTTTTCGGCATCTGGGTTCTTAGCGGTACCTCTTTAGACGATTGGCTTCAGTACCATGCCTTTCTTTGTTTATCCCCAATAAATAGGTAAGAAAGATAATTAAACTTCCCAAAGTTTAAAATGCGACAGGTTCTGACGTTTTCCAGTTATAATTTCGCTCCATATATTTTTTGAATGAGAATTTAAAAGTAAAAATTCCGTGAAAATACCTAGAGCCGAAAAACATAAATAGAATTAAATTGCAAATCCCTCCGAAAAAAGCACAGTTATACCGATGAGATATATTATTATACTATTTTTTAATGTCAGTTCTATTTGTCTCGGACAAATACCCAAGTTTCCTGAAATGCCCCAAAAGAATAATCTATTTAGGGTACAGGAAACACAGACGATCACTCCTGGTCGTTATAATCATTCTCGCATTAATTCCCATGCCGATCAACGTATAAATCAACAAGCAGATCAAGAACATATTAATAAGGAGGTTGAACGTCAGATTGCAGAGATAAGGGCCGAATCCTTCGCTAAGAACTTTAGGCTTGCTTCATTAGCAGATCAAAAAGGTACCTCTTCATATTATGCGGCTTATGAAAATCTGTCACAACTTGATCCCGAAAGCTATTCCATAGCAGATGCTGTTTTTATAGTTGAAAATGCTTATTACGATAACAATAAAAACTTCCATGAATCTTACCAAAATCAAATCCAAAAAGCAACTAATATTATAAGAAATGATTTAAAGAAAAACGGAGTGGAAGATTCTGACAACGTTTCCAAGAATCTATCAATTTTTAGGTATTTCGCGGAGGACAGTAAACAGAATGGGAAAGTAGTTCATAAGGCTATGAAATACGATTTTGACGATTATATGGGCGCCAAAGATTATTCAAAAATGTTTGTGTCTAAACTGATGAAAACCAATTCTGGTCAGTGTCATTCAATGCCATTACTATATCTAATATTAGCAGAACAAATTGGAGCGGATGCATATTTGGTAATGTCTCCGAATCACTCCTATATCAGATTTAAAAATGATGATGGAGAAATACTAAGTATTGAATTGACCAATGGAATGTTTTCTGCCAATTCCTTTGTACTCAATTCAGGATATATTAAAGCAGAGGCATTAAAGAATAAGCTATACATGCAAAACTTAAATAAACGGGAAGTTTTATCGCAGACATATGTGGATTTAGCAAGTGGTTATATACATAAATTTGGTTATGATGAATTCGTTTCTAAGGTTCTTGATAAGGCTTTGCTTTTAAATCCACAGAATATCAATGCGACTTTATGGAAAAGCAATACGGATCAAGTTCGTTTTATGCAGTCTTGCGCGAGATTTGGAATTGACCCTCAGATTAAGGAGCAGCTGCAAAATATCCGTAATTACCCACCATTGGAAGACCAATTTCGTCAAATAAATTTGAGCTTTGACTATATTGATCAATCGGGGTTTTCCCAGATGCCACTGGATCAATATGAAAAATGGCTCAGCTCATTAAGAAGTACTGAGAACAAACAAAAAAGTGATGAAATTGCGGAAAGGATCAAAATTTTAAACGCGCAAAAGCAGAGAGAAGCTCAAAATAAACCAAAACCTATCTTACCTAAAAAAGAATCCCCAAAGATTTACAAAATTCCAAAGGAATTTTTATAACTGATAATCAAGAAACAAATAAATTATGAGAAAGATTTTATTTTGTGTTTTCCTGTTTCTTATGTGCTTTTCGCAAGCGCAGGAAAAACAAAAGAAAAAACACACAAAAGAAAAAGAATGGGTAAACCCCGTTAAATTGACAAAAGAAGAGCGATCCCGCCCCTATATGTCGGAAGTGCTTAAGACAAGAGATAGCTTAAGTCCTGCCGAAGCCGAAAGAAGAAGAAAAAATATAGAAGCAGGAAACCCATTTAAAAAATATGGTTACTACCCCAAGGTAGCTACATTAAGTAAGGGAAAATACCTTGAATTTCATGATCAGGACAGTATTGTTACGATAGGATCAGTAAAATTCAACGTCAAAAAAGGTGAGGTTGTTGATTTCATTGAAGTAGATCTTGAAGATCCGGACGCACAACCGATCGGTGATACACATGGACGCTGGATGAGTCCTGACCCCCTGAGTGAAGAGTTCCCAAGTTGGAGCCCTTACAGTATGTCCTTCAATAACCCTGTAAGATTTAAAGATCCCACAGGTTTAGCGCCGGAAGATGCTACTGAGTGTTGTTGGTGGCTACGTTTAATGCCGTTATTTGAAGAATCGTCAATTAAACCGAACATAATTGAAACAGTTACCAAGACTGGTGAAGTAGGAACAAAGCAAAGTGAAGCCGTAACAAAAGCTCAGCAGGAACATTTCAATTTTGGTAGATATGTTGAAGAAAAACAGCTTGCGGAAATGGGAAAGGAGAAAAATACCAAAACCTATGAATACACCGATCCTAAGACTGGAAAGACCGGAAAAACTATACCCGACGCAATGACAGATGAAGGGGGAACTGTGGAAATAAAGCATGTTGCCAAACAATCGTTTACAAAACAGCTTAGGGGCCAGCAGGAAATTTCAAAAGCAAGTGGACAGGAAGCTATTTTGAAAATTAATGAATCTGCAAAACTAAGCGAACCGCTTAAAAATTCCGGTATTAATATTCAACGCTATACGCCTCCTGCAAAACCCAAAATTGATAATCTTAGAGTTACACCTGCTCCTGCTCCTAAGCTTATTCCTGTACCAAAACCTAAAGATCCCTGTGGTGGTGTTCCTGGGTGCACATAGTTTAAAAAGTATTATATTTATTTATGAATAATATTGAGAAATTGCTCAATGCCATAAAAGAGCAAGCAACAAAGTATTTAATTGAAAGTGGTGAATTCGCACCCTATGCTACCTATGTAAGAGCAAATGGTAACCTTACTAATATCTCTGCTTATTCAGAATCAACAAATTCAAAAGAAATGTATGATATTTTGCTGGCTGGCGCATATGATGATTTAAAAGATGAGGATATTCGGGTTTATGCTATTGCTCAGGACGGAAGATATCAGGGTAAGGATGTATTGGTTGTGGATTTAATTCTTTCACCTGAAAGCAGATTTCAGCAAATCTATCCCTATACTAAAGATGGTGAAAATGTAAAATTTGGGGAAATGATCTAAATTCAGATTTATGACGGATAATCCATATTTAAAATTTAAAGATGATGACCTAAAGGAATCTAAAGTTTTAGCCGAAGCATTAAATATTTCTGAAAGTGATTTTTTAAAAATTCAGGATTGGTTTGACCAGTTACTTCTATATCATCAAGAATTAACAAGTGATAAGGAAGAACAATTCAATGCGGAAAAGAACTTGGAGAATAGTTTCCATGAACTGATCTCATCAGAAATTGAAAAGAACAGCTATAAGTACATCCTGCCAAAATTGTTGCATTATAACAATGAATTTAATGGCGCATTTTTAAGGTCGTTATACGTCGCCAGATTGGGAGCTTTGCTCGGAAATAATCTTATCCCAAATTTTGTGAATGACAAGATGATTACGTATTCACCGGAAGATTATTTTCATATTACGGTTTATCTTAAGCATAACTATTTTGTTTCGCCGAACAGCAACTTTTTGGAAGGTATTATAAAAATTGAACAGTCCAGAAGTATTTTCAAAAAAGCTACTGTGGAAGTTAAACTATCAACTTTGAAAAATATACTGGAAATTATAAATCAGATCAGCTTCCACCATGACGTAATCTGTTTTAAAAAGATTTTAAAATTAGTGTCTCCCAAAGACATTTTATTGATTGATTATCTGAAAAAATTTAAAGTTGCCAATAATCAGTGCTGCTACAGAATTATTAACCGAATTATGAATTTGGAAATAGTTGAAAACAGTTGGGATGACTTTGAGATTAAAGTTCAGCTGATTCATTTCTTTGACACAGCGAGAGGCGCAAATCCCAGTTCGAGTTGGTTAAAAAAGTTAGATGAACTGACCGTAAGAGTAGGCAGTTCTAAACTTTTACAAACAGCAAATACAGTTTTGGATAATAATAATTGTACGGATCATAAAATAGATTATGGGGTCCAATGGAGCGATGATACGGCAAAACGATTTTTGAAATCGGCGCAATGGATTAAGGACATTTGTCGGTAAAAAAAATTAAAATTCGCTATTTGCCTAAATTGAGAAAAATTATAAAATTCCTCGTCAAATAAAATGGGTAAAAGAGTAAAAACAGAAATCGGGGACATATTCTCGGTGGAATTAGAAAATGGGAATAAAAAATATTTCCAATACATCGCTAATGACCGAACCCAATTGAACAGCGATGTTATTAGATCATTTAAAAGAGAATATCCAGCCCGTGTAATTCCTGATTATTCGGAACTGTTGAAGGGCGATATTGAATTTCATGCACATACCGTGATCAATATTGGAGTAAAACAGGGCTTATATATGCAGGAAGGTAAAAGTATTGTTTATCCAACTTTAGAGGAAGTCTTATTTCGGGATACAAATGATTATGGTAATAAAGTTGGGGATGAACCGATAAAAGTTTCTGAAAGGTGGTTTGTATGGAAAATTAATGATGAAGGTTTCAGAAAAGTTGGTAAACTGGAAGGAGAAAACCGAATCGCGGAAATTGGAATTGTAATACCGCCTTTTGCAATAGCGGAACGAATTAGGACAGGAAAATACAATTTCGTCTATCCAGATTTTGACTAAATAGATGGCAATATGAATAGCCTTACAATTAAGTTTTTTGGATGCTAATTTTAACCATAATAAAATACCCAATATTACCTATTTAAAAAGAAGCCACCAATTTCCCCCAAAGTATTAAGAGAATAATGGACAATCATATAACAATTGAGGTCGATGATAAATTTATATATAATTTATATAAGGCCAGCAGCACGCTATGGTACTTCGATCAGTTGATCGCAGGTGGATTTACAGGATATAATTCTATAAAGTTCAAAGACAAAAATGATGTTTTCGTTTGGTTGGAAAATATTGAAATTGAAGGAAAATATTACAAAGGAGTTCTCGCTGAAACAGGTCAGCCGGAAATCGTTCTCCGAAAAGAATCTGTTGACTGGCTGTTAATAGATAACCAACGACTGATAGGTGGCTACACCATACGTCATTATTACAATATGCTATCAGAGGATGAAAGAGTAAATTTTGAAATATATTGTGGATATCGTATTGATCATGGGAATGATTTTTTCAGACCAGACCGTTCAACTCCTGAAGGTGCAATAATCACTTTGGAAAATTTTTACAATGAAAATAATATGGAAGGTATTTTATCCTGTAAAGATTTTTATCTGGAAGCGGAAAATGTGATGCAAGAACACAATATGGATTGGGATTCAGAAATCCATTCTAAAGTAGTAAGCGTGCTGAGGGTTTCTCTATTAGAGGATTTAGAGAATAAAGGTTTTCCAAATTTTGAGACCATTGAGCGCGTGTTCAACCTTATAGAGAGAAGAAAAGATCAGGAGCTAATTGAAGAAACGCTTTACTATCCGGACGGATTTATAACGGTCAATAAATTTTGGGTTGGTCTAACAAAGGATAACGGTTGGAAAGTGTTGAATCTTGTTGAATAAAAAAATTAATGCAGGTAGCCATGAAATTAGATGAAATTATAAAAGCAATCAGAAGAAATACGATTAATGATTTCCTCACCGAAGAAGTGAGTGATATGGACTATGAGAAAATCATTCTGTATGGAGAGTACTCTATAGGAACTGATACAAATTATAGATTCTTTAAATTAAAAAGGGCAATGAAGGAATTACTCAATGATAATGGGATTACATATGAACGGCTTTGTTCACTAAAAGAACTTGGTTTATTAATAGATTATTATCTTTCTAAGTATGATCGAAAGACAGATGACGTACTTGCAATTGACATTATAGACCATATTCAAAATCCAGATTTTTAAATATATCCCATGTTGGGAACCAAAATTATGAAATACTTCTATCTCTCTTTATTTATCTTTTTTGCAGGGGTAATCAAAGCCCAGGTGAACCAGTTTTATACCGATGCCTACCAGACTATTGATAATATGCTGGACGATAAGCAGAAATACAGTTTTAAAACTGCTGTTCTGAGTGTGGAAAATGCATATTATCAGGGCAAACTAGACACAGTTGAGCTTGACAGGAAAATCCGATTTATGGCCAACTTTTGCAAAACAATTATTAAGAACCGGGATCTTACTTACAATGAAAAAGATAAGGAGACGGTTAGCAAATATGCTGCAATTTTCTCGGTGATCTGTGAGGAAACGCCAATTTTAATAAACCAGGATACGATTCGCTACAAACCATTTTCTTATGATTTTGAGGACGTGTTTGGACACAGAGAGCTGGCGAATCTGTTTGTTTCCAAACTGATAAATACACAGAAAGGCAACTGTAACTCGT is part of the Chryseobacterium lactis genome and encodes:
- a CDS encoding putative toxin; translated protein: MRKILFCVFLFLMCFSQAQEKQKKKHTKEKEWVNPVKLTKEERSRPYMSEVLKTRDSLSPAEAERRRKNIEAGNPFKKYGYYPKVATLSKGKYLEFHDQDSIVTIGSVKFNVKKGEVVDFIEVDLEDPDAQPIGDTHGRWMSPDPLSEEFPSWSPYSMSFNNPVRFKDPTGLAPEDATECCWWLRLMPLFEESSIKPNIIETVTKTGEVGTKQSEAVTKAQQEHFNFGRYVEEKQLAEMGKEKNTKTYEYTDPKTGKTGKTIPDAMTDEGGTVEIKHVAKQSFTKQLRGQQEISKASGQEAILKINESAKLSEPLKNSGINIQRYTPPAKPKIDNLRVTPAPAPKLIPVPKPKDPCGGVPGCT
- a CDS encoding DUF2314 domain-containing protein, with the translated sequence MDNHITIEVDDKFIYNLYKASSTLWYFDQLIAGGFTGYNSIKFKDKNDVFVWLENIEIEGKYYKGVLAETGQPEIVLRKESVDWLLIDNQRLIGGYTIRHYYNMLSEDERVNFEIYCGYRIDHGNDFFRPDRSTPEGAIITLENFYNENNMEGILSCKDFYLEAENVMQEHNMDWDSEIHSKVVSVLRVSLLEDLENKGFPNFETIERVFNLIERRKDQELIEETLYYPDGFITVNKFWVGLTKDNGWKVLNLVE